In Colletotrichum lupini chromosome 6, complete sequence, a single window of DNA contains:
- a CDS encoding tetratricopeptide gives MATVTSKQRLAVAICEFLSTSVNDGTLPADDKDSIDVAIQCIADSFKVDPTDKKILAEAVGAQNLYQVYSVYEKLKNASTPAAAAGASAGAAAAGAADAAASASKTVTEEDKKEADALKSKGNAAMASKDYPSAIALYTQALALNPGNAVFLSNRAAAHSAAKDHESAKADAEAAVAVDPAYTKAWSRLGLARFALGDAKGAMEAYGKGIEFEGSGGSEAMKKGFETAKRRVEEMSVEERDLPRQSPGVGGGMGGGAGGMPDLSSLASMLGGGGGAGGGAGGMPDFSQIMNNPMFASMAQNLMSNPDMMNNLMSNPRLREMADRFGGGGGMPDLNSLMSDPNIADMARNMMGGGGAPGGAPGGGAGAGAGRGGSA, from the exons ATG GCGACAGTAACCTCCAAACAGCGCCTCGCCGTCGCAATTTGCGAATTCCTCTCCACCTCGGTCAATGACGGCACCCTCCCCGCCGACGACAAGGACTCCATCGACGTCGCAATCCAGTGCATCGCAGACTCCTTCAAGGTCGACCCCACCGACAAGAAAATCCTCGCAGAGGCCGTCGGCGCCCAGAACCTCTACCAAGTCTACTCCGTCTACGAGAAGCTCAAGAACGCCTCCACCCCCGCCGCGGCAGCGGGCGCCTCCGCcggcgcagcagcagcaggcgcggccgacgccgccgcctcgGCCTCCAAGACGGTGACCGAAGAAGATAAGAAGGAGGCCGACGCCCTCAAGTCAAAGGGCAACGCCGCAATGGCCTCAAAGGACTACCCCTCCGCCATCGCCCTCTACACCCAGGCCCTGGCCCTGAACCCCGGCAACGCCGTCTTCCTCTCTAACCGCGCGGCCGCCCACTCCGCCGCAAAGGACCACGAATCCGCCAAGGCAGACGCCGaggccgccgtcgccgtcgACCCGGCCTACACGAAAGCCTGGTCCCGCCTCGGTCTCGCCCGCTTCGCCCTCGGCGACGCAAAGGGCGCGATGGAAGCCTACGGAAAGGGCATCGAGTTCGAGGGTTCCGGCGGCAGCGAGGCCATGAAGAAGGGCTTCGAGACGGCCAAGCGCCGTGTCGAGGAGATGTCGGTCGAGGAGCGCGACCTGCCCCGCCAGTCACCCGGTGTCGGTGGCGGCATGGGCGGTGGCGCGGGCGGTATGCCCGACCTGAGCAGTCTGGCGAGCATGCTcggcggaggcggaggagcTGGCGGCGGTGCCGGAGGCATGCCCGATTTCAGCCAGATCATGAACAACCCCATGTTCGCGAGCATGGCCCAGAACCTGATGAGCAACCCCGACATGATGAACAACCTCATGAGCAACCCTCGCCTGCGCGAGATGGCCGACCGCTTCGGTGGCGGTGGCGGTATGCCTGACCTGAACTCTCTCATGTCCGATCCCAACATTGCCGACAT GGCACGCAACATGATGGGTGGTGGAGGTGCACCGGGCGGTGCTCCCGGAGGAGGcgctggtgctggtgctggccGTGGAGGCTCGGCCTAA
- a CDS encoding ABC transporter, producing the protein MASLEELLDSLHYLYPALAFTYFAIASAVAVCTLQTLRAANNPGKEFIPRSWILNLIVAFVLTYVAQIAVIAIQSIILQEWIGQEHEVIGLLSCILVFGTQLAFLSDTEHPVWTPYWGSWLISLVFEPMIGVPDLIIRRSSTFEHCRIAHLVFAGLRYYLLLTIVSIYVVQRIRASQEESTDEERQSLLGQDDPKSRLSSSGNGSQSSTSTYGTTSDPPESYWAERQRKAQEEMEKRLQEEGNWLTYIKGFGILFPYIWPVGQKSLQLRLVLVGLCLLAGNALNLLIPRQFGIIVDELKDKNFSSAWYGVAIYGLLRIAASDAGIEFLREWLYLPLEVYADGALSTAAYRHILNLSADFHDSKSTSDISLAMYGGSSVSDLLESICFQALPMLIDLVVAIVYLSVILGPYEGLITLATSTLFLFIATKMIAVMKERRRAHVNAQYAEHYVRQTGITGWHTVASFNQTTYEDVRYSNAIHTRINWTKRVRLGWFTAQAFQSLVLLCGLLAGAILAVYRIKNSKATPGDLTMLLMYWAQLTSPLRFMASLGKKIGSDLIDAERLLDIMKKEPTIVNKKGARPLKLIGGNVDFNDVSFTYDSKKKIINNISLSVPGGQTVAFVGATGAGKSTMLKLLNRFYDASEGSILIDGQDVRDVDLHSLRDRIGLVPQNPVLFDDTIISNIRYARITASDDEVFEACKAACIHDKIMTFTDAYNTRVGERGIKLSGGELQRVAIARAILKQPEIVLLDEATSSVDTDTEQKIQQSFMQLCKGRTTFIVAYVFRFLHASIVHILATVPLSYRVHVLTRHSHRLSTIMNADRIVVIEDGEVVEQGNHADLVTAQGRYADLWSKQTFLKPKDDDSAINKKSSASDTDESTLDGTSEIDASASEDTHTTPTQASKGNEAVQTPGNHKKEGSRLNPVAPEFTPKSTPITKISFPSPTRQPITNSAKPHVSPIRQTPKRVLNWASATSSDDDSSPRSTVDTTTISAGSRAQVSFLSGKLPFMVYDSSEEKIPDRDMALDARHDSRVQDSDNDSVDTVIKLEPPLFRTPHPTARRYNAMSDSNGQACGDTDAMDQSGDDADGVIAVRSSQPSIAEPETNRLQEVRHVSAPVLKLKTVTPGQETRASPMTIIVSKDLINDKLPTPGLTSTPVCRHKENVPEGSHGPVTTKSTTSSSPLKEVTQSNSAASSLARDSQQPNNNRGQRKRYNRGGGRGRGRHGHAKPPDLGAHH; encoded by the exons ATGGCGTCCCTCGAAGAGCTTCTCGATAGCCTCCACTACCTCTATCCGGCATTGGCCTTCACCTATTTTGCAATTGCTTCTGCTGTTGCTGTGTGCACTCTTCAGACTTTGCGGGCAGCCAATAACCCAGGCAAAGAGTTCATCCCTCGGTCATGGATCCTCAACCTTATCGTTGCCTTTGTCCTTACCTACGTCGCCCAGATTGCCGTCATTGCCATTCAGTCCATCATCCTTCAAGAATGGATTGGTCAGGAGCATGAGGTTATTGGCTTGCTGTCCTGCATTCTTGTCTTTGGTACTCAATTGGCCTTCCTTTCCGACACAGAACACCCTGTGTGGACACCGTACTGGGGCTCGTGGCTCATTTCCTTGGTTTTTGAGCCCATGATTGGAGTGCCAGATCTCATTATCAGACGCTCCAGCACTTTCGAGCACTGCCGCATTGCTCACCTTGTCTTTGCTGGTCTTCGCTACTATCTACTTCTTACCATTGTCTCCATCTACGTTGTTCAGCGTATCCGAGCTAGCCAGGAAGAATCGACAGACGAAGAACGGCAGTCTCTTCTCGGCCAAGATGACCCAAAGTCGCGATTGAGCAGCTCAGGAAACGGGAGCCAGAGCTCTACTTCTACGTACGGAACGACAAGTGATCCACCAGAGTCGTACTGGGCAGAACGCCAGCGAAAGGCACAGGAGGAGATGGAGAAGCGCCTTCAGGAAGAGGGTAACTGGCTAACGTACATTAAGGGTTTCGGC ATTTTGTTCCCCTATATCTGGCCTGTCGGACAGAAATCCCTGCAATTACGCCTTGTCCTTGTTGGACTCTGTCTGCTCGCCGGCAACGCTCTCAACCTCTTGATCCCGCGTCAATTCGGTATCATCGTCGATGAGCTCAAGGACAAGAACTTCAGCAGCGCTTGGTACGGAGTTGCGATCTACGGTCTGCTCAGAATCGCTGCTTCTGACGCTGGTATTGAGTTTCTGCGAGAATGGCTCTACCTGCCTCTTGAGGTATACGCCGATGGGGCTCTGAGCACAGCAGCTTACCGACATATTTTGAACCTCTCAGCCGACTTCCACGATTCGAAGAGCACATCTGACATCAGCCTGGCCATGTATGGCGGGTCAAGTGTTTCCGATCTCCTGGAGTCTATCTGTTTTCAAGCTCTTCCCATGCTGATCGACCTGGTTGTTGCCATTGTTTACCTCTCGGTTATCTTGGGGCCTTATGAAGGTCTCATCACCCTGGCGACCAGCACACTTTTCTTGTTCATCGCTACGAAGATGATTGCTGTGATGAAGGAACGCAGACGGGCCCACGTGAACGCCCAGTACGCCGAGCACTACGTACGCCAGACTGGAATCACGGGTTGGCATACGGTCGCATCCTTCAATCAGACGACATATGAAGATGTGCGCTACTCTAACGCAATTCACACCCGCATCAACTGGACTAAGCGTGTACGTCTCGGGTGGTTTACTGCGCAAGCATTCCAGTCTTTGGTTCTTCTCTGTGGTCTGTTGGCCGGCGCGATTCTGGCTGTGTACAGGATCAAAAATAGCAAGGCCACCCCTGGTGACTTGACAATGCTCCTGATGTACTGGGCTCAACTCACGTCTCCACTGCGGTTCATGGCCAGCCTCGGGAAGAAGATTGGAAGCGATTTGATTGATGCCGAGCGACTATTGGACATCATGAAGAAGGAGCCAACAATCGTAAACAAGAAGGGGGCCCGTCCCCTGAAGCTTATTGGTGGCAACGTCGATTTCAATGACGTGAGCTTCACCTATGATTCCAAGAAGAAGATCATCAACAACATCTCTCTTTCTGTTCCCGGCGGCCAGACGGTGGCCTTTGTTGGTGCTACTGGTGCCGGCAAGTCCACCATGTTGAAGCTACTCAACCGTTTCTACGACGCCAGCGAGGGATCCATCTTGATTGATGGGCAGGATGTGCGTGACGTTGATTTGCACAGCCTCCGTGACCGCATTGGCTTGGTGCCCCAGAATCCTGTGCTCTTCGACGACACGATCATTAGCAACATTCGGTATGCGAGAATCACCGCTTCTGACGATGAGGTCTTTGAAGCTTGCAAGGCTGCTTGCATTCATGATAAGATCATGACTTTCACCGATGCATACAACACGCGAGTTGGTGAGAGGGGAAT CAAACTTTCCGGCGGCGAGCTGCAGCGTGTTGCTATTGCCCGGGCAATTCTCAAGCAGCCCGAGATTGTGCTTCTGGACGAAGCGACAAGTTCAGTGGACACCGACACAGAGCAGAAGATCCAGCAATCATTCATGCAGCTCTGCAAGGGACGAACCACATTCATTGTCGCGTATGTATTCCGTTTTCTTCATGCCTCTATTGTTCACATCCTTGCCACGGTGCCACTGAGCTACCGGGTTCATGTGCTAACCAGACACAGTCATCGACTTTCAACCATTATGAACGCCGATCGCATTGTTGTCATCGAGGATGGTGAGGTTGTCGAGCAGGGCAATCATGCCGACCTCGTTACCGCTCAGGGAAGGTACGCAGACTTGTGGTCTAAGCAAACCTTCCTGAAGCCCAAGGATGACGATTCCGCCATCAACAAGAAGTCGTCTGCAAGTGACACCGACGAGTCCACGCTCGATGGCACATCGGAGATAGATGCTTCTGCGTCTGAGGACACCCACACGACACCGACTCAGGCGAGCAAGGGAAACGAGGCTGTTCAGACTCCCGGTAATCACAAGAAAGAG GGATCTCGATTGAACCCCGTTGCACCCGAATTCACGCCCAAGTCGACCCCCATCACCAAAATTTCTTTTCCATCCCCCACTCGCCAGCCCATCACAAATTCCGCGAAGCCACATGTCTCGCCCATTCGACAGACTCCCAAGCGGGTTTTGAATTGGGCGAGCGCGACTTCTTCGGATGACGATTCCTCCCCACGATCCACCGTTGACACCACGACCATTTCTGCCGGCAGCCGCGCTCAAGTAAGCTTTCTTTCTGGTAAGCTTCCCTTCATGGTGTATGATAGCTCCGAGGAAAAGATTCCTGACCGCGATATGGCGTTAGATGCTCGACACGACAGTAGAGTACAAGACTCTGACAACGACTCGGTGGACACTGTCATCAAGCTTGAGCCTCCCCTATTCAGAACCCCTCACCCTACTGCCCGTCGCTACAACGCCATGAGCGATTCCAATGGACAAGCTTGTGGCGATACTGATGCGATGGACCAAAGTGGCGATGATGCTGATGGAGTCATTGCTGTAAGATCCTCACAGCCATCCATAGCCGAGCCAGAAACTAATCGGCTGCAGGAGGTACGCCATGTATCTGCACCGGTCTTGAAGTTGAAGACCGTCACACCGGGCCAGGAGACTCGTGCTTCCCCAATGACCATCATCGTATCCAAAGACTTGATCAACGACAAGCTGCCGACACCCGGCTTGACTAGCACTCCTGTCTGTCGCCACAAGGAGAATGTGCCTGAGGGATCTCACGGTCCGGTTACAACCAAATCAACGACGTCATCATCTCCTCTCAAGGAGGTCACGCAGTCTAACTCAGCTGCATCCTCGCTCGCTCGAGATTCTCAGCAGCCCAACAACAATCGTGGTCAGAGAAAGCGATACAACCGAGGCGGAGGCCGTGGGCGTGGTCGCCATGGCCATGCGAAACCCCCCGATCTGGGCGCTCATCATTAG
- a CDS encoding complex I intermediate-associated protein 30, protein MEKVIDYRITSRAMVEDHNKKAVAAGDSKKILDISEDEFVHIYCGDIIFVVFREVITAGSLYFDACLLGFFKESYNQEIFFDDIDSEALKLYLQLTHGWYFEIKSFGSKVVPFSLFDDLVNANDPEAFKRAHLEIPKIKLNTMAQVCILCDRFLHRSLLCIVRHMFMTLLARTKQNWNTLKYEDSDWNMKYHVDFMLDYMAAFDLFSTGHDDEHLIRDAISESFYWFTRHTPSLVQHFWNIMSPKFIAEWNVSRHIVWDPESEIIIGREWVRFDHAKKLFITDQLVFENSTKQQKDIRNGRVDNMCSIADRIKLFPFVEEHEDNRTRLARLRAIVEQVQHKNTTQYRTFIPGAKIHPVTGQNDLGQRATSKKQGKNKANHAGSGLGGGGRDRDNMSKYVVGEDLGIFGSHPSHFMLEAPNMSTNMRLIQEDPGVERFEVMAWVFDVPSHLGFIHHPAIPLLIQPSSLVSSHQPSISPVHPPAAMHIPVAFRALASAALFTPWDKSQWIASDDTVRNGASHSTLDIIEAGAAGNPFAQSIANFHGKLDYATLGGAGFASQRTVDDWPSLDISAYDTITLEIPFTDGKKYTFNLKDTVPPPVNGVEQSGVSWEFDFQIPAVNHTDGAVEKVVMPFSAFVPTFRGRVQNDAAPLNLTSIKRVNFMIRSFFAEQDGDFELHIKSAIASKEGKLGSLFSHILRNSPILLSIATLKSVSITFQTGLKIEALEAAARPPDAPFSTM, encoded by the exons ATGGAGAAGGTCATCGACTACCGCATTACCTCGCGCGCGATGGTCGAGGATCACAACAAGAAAGCTGTTGCGGCTGGCGACAGCAAAAAGATCCTTGACAT CTCCGAAGATGAGTTCGTCCACATCTACTGTGGAGACATCATCTTCGTTGTCTTCCGCGAGGTCATCACCGCTGGATCCTTGTACTTCGATGCTTGTCTCCTCGGCTTCTTCAAGGAGTCCTACAACCAGGAGATCTTCTTCGATGACATTGATTCCGAGGCTCTCAAACTCTACCTTCAACTCACTCACGGCTGGTACTTTGAGATAAAGTCTTTCGGTAGCAAGGTCGTTCCCTTCTCTCTATTCGATGATCTCGTCAACGCCAATGACCCTGAGGCCTTCAAGCGAGCTCACCTGGAGATCCCCAAAATCAAGCTCAATACCATGGCTCAGGTCTGCATTCTCTGCGATCGTTTCCTTCACCGCTCGCTTCTCTGCATTGTCAGACACATGTTTATGACCTTGCTGGCCCGTACCAAGCAGAACTGGAACACCCTCAAGTACGAGGATTCCGACTGGAACATGAAGTACCACGTCGACTTCATGCTCGACTACATGGCTGCCTTCGACCTCTTCTCTACCGGTCACGATGATGAGCACCTCATCAGAGATGCTATCTCGGAGAGCTTCTACTGGTTCACCAGACACACCCCATCCCTCGTCCAGCATTTCTGGAACATAATGAGCCCCAAGTTCATTGCAGAGTGGAATGTCTCTCGCCACATTGTCTGGGATCCGGAGTCGGAGATCATCATCGGTCGCGAGTGGGTCAGATTTGACCACGCCAAGAAGCTTTTCATCACCGATCAGCTCGTCTTCGAGAACTCAACCAAGCAACAGAAGGACATCAGAAACGGCCGCGTCGACAACATGTGCTCGATTGCTGACCGCATCAAGCTGTTCCCTTTCGTTGAGGAGCATGAAGACAACCGCACCCGCCTCGCCCGTCTCCGCGCTATCGTCGAGCAGGTTCAGCACAAGAACACCACTCAGTACCGCACCTTCATCCCAGGCGCCAAGATTCACCCGGTCACTGGTCAGAACGACCTCGGACAGCGTGCTACTTCTAAGAAGCAGGGCAAGAACAAGGCCAATCATGCTGGAAGTGGCTTGGGCGGAGGAGGCCGTGATCGCGATAACATG TCTAAGTACGTCGTGGGCGAAGATCTCGGCATCTTCGGTTCTCATCCCAGCCATTTCATGCTAGAAGCTCCAAACATGAGTACTAACATGAG GCTGATCCAGGAGGATCCGGGGGTTGAACGGTTCGAGGTCATGGCCTGGGTATT CGACGTGCCCAGCCATTTGGGATTCATACACCATCCCGCGATCCCGCTGCTGATCCAACCTTCGTCACTCGTTTCCTCACACCAGCCATCCATCTCACCCGTTCACCCGCCAGCAGCCATGCACATCCCCGTCGCTTTCCGCGCCCTGGCCTCCGCCGCCCTCTTCACGCCCTGGGATAAGAGCCAATGGATCGCTTCTGACGACACGGTCCGCAACGGCGCGAGTCATTCCACCCTCGACATCATCGAAGCCGGCGCGGCCGGCAACCCGTTCGCGCAGTCAATTGCAAACTTCCACGGCAAACTCGACTACGCGACGCTCGGCGGCGCGGGCTTCGCGTCCCAGCGCACCGTCGACGACTGGCCGAGCCTCGACATCTCGGCGTACGACACCATCACCCTCGAGATCCCGTTCACGGACGGCAAGAAGTACACGTTCAATCTGAAGGATACGGTGCCGCCGCCCGTGAATGGCGTGGAGCAGTCTGGCGTCAGCTGGGAGTTTGACTTCCAGATCCCGGCGGTGAATCACACGGACGGCGCGGTCGAGAAGGTGGTGATGCCGTTTAGCGCGTTTGTGCCTACTTTCCGCGGACGGGTTCAGAATGATGCTGCGCCGCTGAATTTGACGAGCATTAAGAGGGTCAACTTCATGATTCGAAG CTTCTTTGCTGAACAGGATGGGGATTTTGAGCTGCACATCAAGTCTGCGATTGCTTCCAAGGAGGGAA AATTAGGCAGCCTCTTCTCTCACATTCTTCGCAACAGCCCCATTCTGCTTAGTATCGCGACCTTGAAAAGCGTCAGCATCACTTTCCAAACTGGACTAAAAATTGAGGCATTGGAGGCGGCCGCCCGACCGCCCGATGCTCCATTTTCCACAATGTGA